Genomic segment of Terriglobales bacterium:
GCCTTCGAGGGTTCCTTGAACCCCGCTCCGGTTGCGGGCTCCGGGCCCGGCCGCTATGCTTGACCCATGTCCACGCTGGTCGAATGCGTGCCCAACTTCTCCGAGGGCCGGGACAAGGCCAAGGTCGAGGCCATCGTCGAGGCCATGAAGGTCCCCGGGGTGTACCTGCTCGACCGCGAGATGGACGCCGACCACAACC
This window contains:
- a CDS encoding glutamate formiminotransferase, producing MSTLVECVPNFSEGRDKAKVEAIVEAMKVPGVYLLDREMDADHN